The Salvelinus namaycush isolate Seneca chromosome 16, SaNama_1.0, whole genome shotgun sequence genome has a segment encoding these proteins:
- the LOC120061672 gene encoding kelch repeat and BTB domain-containing protein 12-like: protein MDPQVMVPGQAEHGLLLLGQLERMWGARELTDVVLLAEGIPFPCHRVVLSAFSPYFQAMFTCGLRETRGGEVPLRDTPAQSLELLLGYMYRAQLPLSHDNTQGVAAAAFLLHIDGAFRLCQSYMLDSMDTSNCVGLYHWARDLGAADLADLALRYLCRHFAQVCQEEEVLELDAQSLGGLLGSDDLNVTQEESVLELVLRWVEKRRGDEQSEAQAVELLRRVRLELIDPNFLRRARRRNPVLLRDAECFGMIDAALQTSYLSVAAAPPRPTLRYGMETTNLLLCLGGTDEGGVPARRGGQADLSLCFAPQARRTYYIPSPVKGTGTITAGAVTRDNSIVVAVEEEDEHSTKRLGMYRYDRSCEGSWEELCWVGYRDMYALAALGDALYLLGGQMKVRNHYIITNSVERWSLRRGGSWLSSAPLPLPLACHCVVSLKDHLYVLGGWTPQSDRPDDEPDRLSSRVFQFDPGKDRWTECENMRYSRYRCGVATLNGEIYMLGGIGCEGEDRGQSRRCLSSVEIYNPEEDTWRSGPTLPTALLSLRTNASNIGEVEGKLYLCGYYKGAGRHEIITKEILELDPKDNVWTVVERRAAMHDSYNVCLVANLNPRDLSNPSSDP from the exons ATGGACCCCCAGGTGATGGTGCCTGGTCAGGCTGAACATGGACTTCTTCTGCTGGGGCAGCTGGAGAGGATGTGGGGGGCCAGGGAACTAACTGACGTGGTTCTCCTGGCCGAGGGCATTCCCTTCCCATGCCACCGGGTGGTGCTATCCGCCTTCAGCCCTTACTTCCAG GCCATGTTTACCTGTGGTCTGAGGGAGACCCGTGGAGGTGAGGTGCCTCTCAGGGACACTCCTGCCCAGAGCTTGGAGCTGCTCCTGGGGTACATGTACCGCGCCCAGCTACCTCTCTCCCACGACAACACTCAGGGAGTGGCCGCTGCTGCCTTCCTGCTGCACATAGACGGGGCATTCAG GTTGTGTCAGAGCTACATGTTGGACAGCATGGATACTTCCAACTGTGTAGGACTGTACCACTGGGCCAGAGACCTGGGGGCCGCTGACCTGGCAGACCTCGCCCTGAGATACTTGTGTCGTCACTTTGCCCAG gtGTGTCAGGAAGAGGAGGTGTTGGAGTTGGACGCCCAGAGTCTGGGGGGTCTGCTGGGTTCAGACGACCTGAATGTGACCCAGGAGGAGAGCGTCCTGGAACTGGTGCTGCGCTGGGTGGAGAAGCGCAGGGGAGATGAGCAGAGTGAGGCCCAGGCCGTGGAGCTCCTCAGGCGGGTACGACTGGAGCTGATAGACCCCAACTTCCTCAGGAGGGCCAGGAGGAGAAACCCG GTATTGCTCCGGGATGCGGAATGCTTCGGGATGATCGACGCGGCTCTCCAGACTTCTTATCTCTCTGTGGCGGCTGCCCCCCCTCGCCCCACCCTGCGTTACGGGATGGAGACCACAAACCTGCTCCTCTGCCTGGGGGGGACTGATGAAGGTGGCGTCCCAGCCCGCCGGGGGGGTCAGGCTGACCTCAGCTTATGCTTCGCCCCCCAGGCCAGAAGGACGTACTACATCCCCTCTCCAGTGAAGGGGACAGGGACGATCACGGCAGGGGCGGTGACAAGGGACAacagcatagtggtggctgtagAAGAGGAGGACGAACACAGCACCAAGAGGCTGGGgatgtacag GTATGATCGGTCTTGTGAGGGCAGCTGGGAGGAGCTATGCTGGGTGGGGTACAGGGACATGTATGCCCTGGCGGCACTAGGCGATGCCCTCTACCTGCTGGGGGGACAGATGAAGGTCAGGAACCATTACATCATCACCAACAGTGTTGAGAGGTGGTCGCTGAGAAGGGGCGGGTCCTGGCTGAGCTCCGCTCCTCTGCCTCTCCCATTGGCCTGTCACTGTGTGGTCAGCCTCAAGGACCACCTTTACGTTCTGGGGGGCTGGACGCCACAG TCGGACCGTCCAGACGATGAGCCAGACAGGCTGAGTAGCCGTGTGTTCCAGTTTGACCCAGGCAAGGACCGGTGGACAGAGTGTGAGAACATGAGATACTCACGCTACCGCTGTGGGGTTGCTACACTCAATGGAGAGATCTACATGCTAG GGGGTATAGGGTGTGAGGGGGAGGACCGTGGCCAATCTCGTCGCTGCCTGAGCTCAGTGGAGATCTACAACCCAGAAGAAGatacctggaggtcagggccaaCCCTCCCCACCGCTCTCCTCTCTTTACGAACCAATGCCTCCAACATTGGGGAGGTGGAGGGCAAGCTGTACCTCTGTGGCTACTACAAGGGGGCAG GTCGCCATGAGATCATCACCAAGGAGATCTTAGAGCTGGATCCCAAGGACAACGTGTGGACGGTGGTGGAGCGTCGAGCAGCCATGCATGACAGCTACAACGTCTGTCTGGTGGCCAACCTCAACCCCCGTGATCTCTCAAACCCGAGCTCTGACCCTTGA